CTATGTAGGCGGCTCCAAGCGGCGGTTTTTAATCGTGGCCCAGAAATATAACCAGGGCCACGCCGCTTTTACAGTCGGCATTGACATCTCCCAGCGGAACGAGGCTGAAGAGGCACTGCGAAAAGCCGAGGCCAAATACCGCAACATCTTTGAAAATATTGTCGAGGGCATTTTCCAGACCACTGCCGATGGCCAGTACCTCAGTGCCAACCCCGCCCTAGCTCGAATCTACGGCTACAGTTCGCCTGAAGAAATGATGGCGAATCTGACCAGTATTCAGCAGCAGCTCTACGTCAAGCCCCTGCGCCGCGAAGAATTTATCCAGGCGCTGCTGCTGCAGGGCGAAGTCAAAAACTTTGAGTCAGAAATTTACCGCAAAGACGGCAGCGTTATCTGGATTTCAGAAAACGCCCGAGCGGTGCGAGACGAGACGGGCACGCTGCTCTACTTTGAGGGCACTGTCGAAGACATCACAGAGCGCAAAGAAGCTCAGGCAGCCCTGCAAAGGGCCAATGAGGAATTGGAGCAGCGAGTTACCCGCCGCACCGCCGCCCTCACCGACTCCAACCAGCGCCTGCTGGGAGAAATCCGCGAACGCCAGCGCGTAGAGCGGGCCCTGCGAGACTCAGAAGCCGAACTGCGGGCGCTCTTTGCCGCCATGACCGACGTGATCACGGTATTTGATGCCGAGGGTCACTACCTCAATATGGTCGCCACCAACTCCGAACTGCTCTACAGCCCAGATACTGAGCGCATTGGCAAAACGGTCTACGAGGTGCTGCCGCCTTACCAGGCCACCCTGTTCATGCGCCACATTCATCAGGCACTCAATACAGGGCGCGCCGTTCGCCTGATGTATAGCCTGCCAATAGGGGAGTGGACAGGACAAAATCCAACGAACGGTGAAGTGGCCGCTGATGACTTTGAAAAAACGGCCTGGTACAGCGCTATAGTGTCGCCGCTGCCAGGCAACCGGGCAATCTGGGTAGCCCGCGATATCACTCAGCGCCGACGGGCAGATATCGCCCTGCAGCGAGCTGAGGAAAAATACCGCAGCATCTTTGAAAACGTGGCAGAAGGCATTTTGCAGGTCACGCCCGAAGGCAAATTCCTCAGTGCCAACCCAGCCCTAGCCGACATGCTGGGCTATAGCAGCCCGGCAGAGCTGATGGGTCAGGTCAGCGACATTAACCGGCTTTATGTCGATCCCGAGCTTCGCCGCCAGATGGTGGAGCGCCTCCACAGCCAGCCTGAGGGAATCACGGGGTTTGAGTCTCAGGTTTACCGGGCCGATGGTGAGATCATCTGGGTTTCAGAAAATAGCCGGGTCGTACGCGACAACTACGGAGAAGTCCTCTACTACGAGGGTACCGCTGCCGATATCACCCAACGTAAACAGGCAGAGGATGCCCTGCAGGAAAGCCAACGGGCACTGGCGACCCTACTGGGCAACCTGGCGGGTATGGCCTACCGGCGTCTGTGCAACGACGAGCGCATCTTAGACTTTGTCAGCGATGGCTGCTTTGAGCTGACCGGCTATCATCCCGAAGATCTCATTCACCAGTCCAAGCTGTCCTTTGGCTCTCTGGTTCACCCTGAGGACCACGGATACGTGGGCACCTATCTAGAAGCGGCCCGCTTAGAGAAACGCTCCTTTGAGATGATCTACCGCATCATCACCGCCTCTGGGCAGGAGAAGTGGGTGCTAGA
The window above is part of the Pseudanabaena sp. FACHB-2040 genome. Proteins encoded here:
- a CDS encoding adenylate/guanylate cyclase domain-containing protein, which translates into the protein MTEKLPLTAGKLSQRPQHMAVSVVGDNTDLSQADISRELEALRQENQQLKQEVCDRTATVDQLKQQIARLEQQSEEHTAALRESNDSLIEEIVERQQADVALRAAHDQLQAILDAVPGIVSWISADLRYLGVNRHLASTFNLPAEAFIGQDIGFLHTSNEFNTFVKDFFAADQQDAYREISAYVGGSKRRFLIVAQKYNQGHAAFTVGIDISQRNEAEEALRKAEAKYRNIFENIVEGIFQTTADGQYLSANPALARIYGYSSPEEMMANLTSIQQQLYVKPLRREEFIQALLLQGEVKNFESEIYRKDGSVIWISENARAVRDETGTLLYFEGTVEDITERKEAQAALQRANEELEQRVTRRTAALTDSNQRLLGEIRERQRVERALRDSEAELRALFAAMTDVITVFDAEGHYLNMVATNSELLYSPDTERIGKTVYEVLPPYQATLFMRHIHQALNTGRAVRLMYSLPIGEWTGQNPTNGEVAADDFEKTAWYSAIVSPLPGNRAIWVARDITQRRRADIALQRAEEKYRSIFENVAEGILQVTPEGKFLSANPALADMLGYSSPAELMGQVSDINRLYVDPELRRQMVERLHSQPEGITGFESQVYRADGEIIWVSENSRVVRDNYGEVLYYEGTAADITQRKQAEDALQESQRALATLLGNLAGMAYRRLCNDERILDFVSDGCFELTGYHPEDLIHQSKLSFGSLVHPEDHGYVGTYLEAARLEKRSFEMIYRIITASGQEKWVLEKGIWVWDEAEEPVAIEGFVTDITDRKRVEEALKAEQEESERLLLNILPQPIAEELKREQKSIAYRFDEVTILFADIVNFTGLSSAVSPAELVDTLNQVFSTFDRLAEKHGLEKIKTIGDAYMVVGGLPQQMTRHAEAVAQMALDMQQAISLFKRSDDNSPFNLRIGMDTGPVVAGVIGMKKFSYDLWGDAVNVASRMESQGQPNRIQVTANLYEQLKDSYQFERRGIIDVKGKGLMTTYWLLGQK